The DNA region TTCCCAGGCGAACCAGAAGGCGGCGCACAGCTCCTCTGCGTGGAAACTACTTGTTTTCCATGTGTGCCATAGTTACTCAACCTGCCACCAAGATATTTTATATTGCTGTTGCATATCCAACAGGATGCTCTGTCATATTGGTCAACCATTATGCTGACGTTGTGTCTCTATAATATGTAAGAGGGACATCTACTGATCCCAGTTTCTAAGCTCTGAGCATTTTTATACCTTTTATAATAGATATCTTTTAGTTCAAGCTGAAGGAATTGCTACACCATTTTCATTTTGTGGTGGCTGGGTGTATATAGGGTTGTATGATGTACACTTGGGCTTCAGATGATCAAATTATTATTCTAGTATAAGCTACTTCAAACCCTCCAGCGGTACACTGCTATTTCATATTTATTCTTGAGgtattgtttaaaataaaagagagTAGTTACTTCAAAGACAATGCTATTATTGTGAAAAAATATATGGAGTAGACCTTTGACATCTAATAACCTTCACAGCACAGGGACAAAACAACTTAGCGGAGAGCATGGAAGACACAGTTAGACAATAAACGTGATTTATTGTGTCTCCGTCCGAGGACACTGCATATTGAGCAAGGGGGAGagatgaaggagaggaagaaaggcgcAATAAAGAAGTAGATTTATATGGAGGTGGCTCTCTCCTGTCACATGTGATCCTATGGGAGCTGGCAGGAGCCCTCAGGTCATATTTCCTCACTGTGAAGAGGCTGCACACcgcccctccacctccaggcaGACAATAGCCCCTGCCCTCCTTTTCTGCCTGACCCCTGAGTTTTACCGCACGCTCTTCACATGGTCAGTGCCGCTCGCACGCAGGCTTCAGCAGGCCTTGTTCAATGTTGTTGCAAAACTGCAGCAGGGATGCTGTGTAAACTTTCTAAGCTAATCTTTCCTAATGATCGCACCTGAAGGCAGAAACAAGCTCGCTGAGCCGCACACTCGGaaacgcacgcagacacactccTATGATTGAGGTgacagctgtgctgctgcctaTAAACGGGAACACAAAAAAATAGCAGAGGACCTGACAAGACATATGTCCCGATTCCCATGAAGGGATGAACCCTGACTGAAATATTGCTCTGTCTTACGCAGTACTTTACCGTAAATAGATGTTCAAGCTACAgcacaaagaaaagcagcagctgcatacCATAAAGAAAGACACCTATTTTTAAGAAGTGCAGATTACAGAGGTGTCATCTGTAAGGTTGGACACAAGTACCTATAATTTGATTGAAAAACAATGTTGTCTTCATTGAAAGCTGACCAGAAATGTCACAGACTGTGTGAATGTGCCTTTAACAGCAGGACAGATACTCCCATCTGTGTTACTTTGATAAGACTCACAAACATAGTAACTCTGCCTAAGGCAACCTGCTCTCAAATTAGATTATAGGCCATAGCTAAATGTCTATGAATGCTGCCTGATAATGGCTGAGCATGCATTTGCATTCATTTCAATAATATTGGATTTATGACTTGAATCAGTCTCATATATTGAAGCACACAGGCATAAAACTTGTCATTGCAATCTTATTAAATCAGTAATGGCATCTGTGAACACAATGAAAAGATCAATATCCCAGCTCCGCCCACCACTGATAACCTGGATTAGATCAACCATATGATAGctaacaaaacagaaaaaagaaacacaaatgacaaactTTCAGCTTAtctaaaaaatgtgtttattatgtaaacatttacaatatttacTTGAAAAAAATCACAAGAATTATCGTTAGCATGATCAACATTGCTTTTATCAACAGTGCAATTTTCTGCACCAACCATAACCCTGACCTCGCTCACCGACGTTACACCCACTGCCCCGACGTCAGCCTTGCTACAATACCATGGCAACAGTCTCTCTATGATCATGTAGTAaattagtttaaataaaatattaagaaATGTCTGGTCCTATTAGGTAACGTCTAACTTTTTGTGTAGTGAAAACTGTAAGAAAGTGAGGTTAAACTTGCTCTGAGTAAATCGTTGTAGTTTTGAGGGTCACCTGGTTTATGATCTGAAGCAAACATTGAATGTGTGACAGTTAGAAAAAGAGAACACCTGAGAAGACTCAATCTCACCACTGCAGATCCAACAACAAGCTGAACGAGCTTTCACAATTTTATGAATATGAAATACCTGTCATACGTGTATATAGACTTTCACCAACAAGTGACAGAACCTTGAAGTTTACTTTGGTTATTAGGAACATGTATTCGATAATGCACTTTCAAATAAACACTTCAACAATAATATCAGGTGCTGAGAAGTACGAAAGTATGAAAAACAGCCTTGGGCGTCCTAAATATTCTTCATGCAAGTGTTTCTGAACACTGTTAGATGCATGGCTGCAACCCGTCATGCATAGATCCTTCTGCTGATAGTGTGCGTCATAGGAAGACATCAGATTGCTAGAAGATTGTCATATTTGCCAGCGGCTCCATTGCCGAAATATTATTCATCATTATCTagtgagaagagagagaatCAAGTTGGGAGAGAGGCCACCGTTAGAAAAATGTCtccttcaaataaaaaaaacaattattagaGTTCCACTGAACCACCAGCCACAGAAAAgctcatttaatcatttatataATGCATTTTAGTAAAACCACTTCAGCCATGGCAGTGATACATTAACTTTCCCTTGGAGGGAATGCATTACCAGCAGGTCACAGATTTCCCTTATCTACTAATATCTGCTTAGTTGATACTTGTAGACATTTATGGATTCCTGGATATACACATACTTAAGGATCTGGTAATGACCTGCATTTTAACAAAGAGCAAAAGATTTGTAGTGCTTACATTTACTGAGGGTGGTTGATGATATTAACTGCATTTCAAGAACAAATACAGTCAACCATCAAGTAGAAAATGGAGGATTGGGAGTTCTGTCGTCAATAGACAATACAACTTAACTATGATGTATGGCTTTGTTCTCCGTTATGTTTCAAAATACGCCCAGTGCTGTTGTTGTATGAATAAGAGGCATAAGATTGTGACAGATCCTCGAGGGAGAAAGTTGACATTCGCATCTTCTATTGTAGGTggtaaaaatagaaaacaaaggaaTTGTCAAATTCAGATGTTCTGAGAAAATGTATCTGCTGCTCCCATCTTGAGGGTAACTTGTCACACTCAAAACAAATTacccaacacgcacacacgcgtgcacacacgctcggcacacacgcgcacacacgcgcacacgcgcgcacacgcgcacacacgcgcacacacgcgcacacacgcgcacacacgcgcacacacgcgcacacacgcgcacacacgcgcacacacgcgcacacacgcgcacacacgcgcacaccttATCTGCTGGGGCCCTTGCCTGACAACTGATTTGGCACAGAGCAACTCTAAGCAGATAGTGGGTGTAGAGGGTGTGTTTCACATCCACTTAGCCTCTTTACGACTTGGTGAAGCTGCAGCGACGCGAGAAAAGAGGATAGGATTTGAGAGATTAGATTAAACACTCACTGTAGTCTGGCACAAGCCTGTGCTGTGGATAAGGCACAGTGGACAACCGTGCAAGAAGTGAGCACAACTGGCTACAAGAACACTTTAGTGGTTTAGACCCTCACCTTAAAGCTCTGAAGAAAACAGTGTTGTGGAAAAGTAAGAGTGTGAAAAAAAACCTGGACAACTGGTTGCTATGGTGTGGACTTAACTCCGTCAAAAGACACGTTGAAATAATACAACCATACATGGATGAATTAACTCCTGTTACCAACCTTCTTGATATGCACCATCTGCCATCACTAGATGAAGGATGTTGGAATACAGGTGCTGGTGTTCAGTTCCCAAAATGCTCAAAACCAAACTAGAGCCCAGGTCAATAttctcatcttcatcttcatgtaTAGCCTTGAGAAGCACAACAACACCACCACATCTGTTTAACCTGCCCTGCCTTGTAGCACATAACCAAAATAGTGAATGAATGGCTTTGAGATTCACAAAGATAAAATAAGTGTGAAACCTTAATCTTATTGTAAGCCTCGATGAACTTCTCAAAGCCCATCTGCTGCTCCAGGTTGAAGCGAAGCTCTTCCAGGCGACTAAAGATGCTGTCGTGATGTTCGACCTCGCTGCCCTGATCCTCTGCACTGCCATCTGTGTGGGCAACAGGATTTGTTCCTTCAAATTATACTGCTTCACTTTGGGCTTTCATCACAGTAGAGGTGAACCATTTTTTGAAAATACACTTTTTATGAAGAATAAATCATCTGACACCAATATGCACACTGTATATTATTTCTATGAACTAAGTAAAACAAACAGGGGTCTCATATTTTCAGAATGTTGCGAGCCCAGATTCCTCCTACCTGAATGCCACTCTTCATTGAGCTGGCTGTCATTACTGCCATTCTCTCCCACACCATTGGTAAGCAGCTCCCCAGCTTCCTCATCACCGGGGCTTTCATCAAAGCAttcctcctcgtcatcctcctcctcgccttcatcctcctcttcatcgtcaTCCTCTTCATCGTCATCGTCGTCCACAGCCATGTGACTGTCATGATCGATTTCAGCTGCTATTCTGTTGAAAAGCTCGTGATCTTCGCCGTCAGGAGGGTTTCCATTGAAATCACCTGCTCCTGCCTCTTCTTGCAGCAGTCTCTCCATAGAGGCCCTGATGTCCTGCAGATCTTCATCCTCATATGCACTAGAGAACAGAGCATATTCATCTCACTGTCTGATTGCAAAGGAGGCTTAACTTTCAAATACTGTTGCTTATGCCTGACAACATTAATACATGTCATAAAATCACTTAGTCACGAAATTCAGTTTGTCTTACTCTTCATTCTCAGACTGGTCATCATCTTTAGCTGCGTCTTCCAGGTCCTCGATTTCCAGATTGTTGTCAGGTGCCACATTAGCGTCACTTGTCACTCCAGAGTAGTGCTGAGTGCTGAAGAGACGACTGAGGTCTGGTAGCGAGCACGTTCGCAGCATCTGACAGTTCAATACAAACAGTGATATTCTGCTCTGACAAAACAACAAGTAGAAATATGTGACTCTTATCTTTGCAGCTGAAACTAAGGTGACAGGTTATATAGAAAATCTAATTCCTAAACAtcctaaaaaagaaaaaaaccaaCCTAATACCACATCCAGTTCAGCTAAGCTCTGCAGATCTCACTGTCCCTGATGAAGGATATGAAAGATGGGTCGATGGATGCTCTTTTCTGTCCTACTAGACCTAACGCAGGTTCAGACTACGTGATTAATAGTATGGGCTTCATTCCAGGTCCTCTCATAAAAACAACTAACATCCAGCATAAAGATACCACACAGCATTACACTGAAAAAATGTGTTGTCTTGTTAAACTTAAACAAAAGCATGGTCCTCTGACCTCTCCTAAGTTTTCACCTTAGGGTTGTTGGCGTCAAACATGCCCGTAGAGAGACCAATGAGCAGGGAGTCATGGTGTTTTGAGCGCAGAGGTGAGACGGAGCGTGATCGagaggccagagaggaggaTGATTCATCCATAGAGGACTGGGCTGAAAGAATTGCAAGGGCAGCAGTGCGTCGGTGGGCAGGGGAGCACAGCTTCACAAACAGAGGCTCTTCACACTGTGCTAGACCTACGAATACAAAGCAAAAGAAGACATTTAGTTACCATAGGAAATAATGCTAAAAAAGAATGGATGTTAATTCACTAAACATTATTCTGACCTGAAGGTTCTGCTGATTTCTGGACATGCTTCTCATCCACCTTAGTGTAACTTGGTCCTAcatcgccccctggtggcctgTACATGCAACACACTTCAGTTCCCCACAATTTCTCTTCTATAGCTTGTGGACATTGTTCACTCCAAAGTTAATATTTTATACCAAATATTTTAGGAAAATATTGCCAACATGGAGATGTATTTTTAAAGCCACGTGTGCCGCAGTCAAATTCACTTATAAACCATTTTAGTAATGTAACGCCCTTCCAACCAAGCAGAGATTGAGAGGATTTGTATTTGATTTTTGTAGGTTCtagagcaaagcaaagcaataTTAACGCTAGAAGAATGAAGGCTGGACAGAGCAGAGGATTCATTTTAAAACTCACTCTGGCACTAAGTGCTAatgttaatataaataataagagATAATTACACTGATGGTTGAGCTTCCCGCTCCCATGCTTTTCGAACACCAGCTGGGTGGGATAAGGCCTGTTTAGGTGTGTCTTCCAAAACCACTGACTCTATATCTGTAGGATCTGAGAGAAGCAAGGCAAGATAGGATTGCACTGTTCTGAAAATACCCCGAAAACAAGAAGCTGAAATGTTGTATTTGATCAATATGAAACACGATGACATACTAACCAGCAGCCTCAGTAGAGTCGGGTGGCAGTGATGCTCCTTCTACTTTACTGGCAGACACAGACGTTTCTTGATTGGAGGCCTCTGTTGTAACCGAATTCTCCCTCTGAATTTCAGTGGCATCAACAGAAGGTGACTTTGAGATAAACACTTCTTCAGGTGCCATGGCATTGCCAGGTGCTTGTTTAGAGGCATCTGTGGACAGTATGGCAACCAAGCCTGGTTTTGAGTTTTACATATTGCTTTCAGATAATGCAGCATTCTTACAGATTGACAAGACCTGGCTTCACTAACCAGAATTAGAACCCTCCTCACAGATGGTGAcattctccagctgctgggtgaGAGGCTGAAGCTCTGCTTCCTGAAGTACTCTCAACACCTGAGAGTGTGAAGTCTCTCCCCAAGCTTTCCTAGAggcttcctcctgcagcccacCCATCCTTATGACTTCACCTACTGTTTTCTCTGAGACATTACACAtccacagaaagaaagaaagtagaCTTTTCTATGTAGATTGTTGTAATTTTCAGAAAATGTGACCAAGAAGTAACTCACCAATGGTTGTGAAATGTGTCTCCACTAGAGTTTGTTGAGGTACAGAGAGAACAAGTGGAACTCCAGACTCCCACTTCTTCCTGTCTGCAACAGGAGACCCTTCTTCTGGACACACTGAGATGGCTGAAATAATGTCAAGGGAAAAAAATGACTCTTATTATATGTGAAATGAGTATGAATTTCATTGTGAGTTTACAATCACATAATTACATATAGCACAGATAAAAGGGAATTACCAGAACTTACTTACAAACAGGTTAAATTCACTAGATGGTAAACCTTTATCTTAATACGTGATGAGGGAAAACATGCAAGCTTTTGAGGAGGAGCAACTTACGAGCTGTAGTGGCACAGGTTTCCTCTAGGGTTTGCTGAGCCACAGCAAGCATGGGCAGTTCTGCCGCCTCCCACTTTTTTCGGTCTCCATTTGAGGAGGGGGCTTTGTCAGTATcgggctggttctgttgggaAGCAGCACTCGGTTCTGCAGTGGGTGGATGCACCTCCTCACCCCCTTCTGCTGAACTTTGGCCTTTTAGGTTCAGGTTTAGTCTGCGCAATATCTGCTTTTTCTCACTCTGTTACAAGGGGAAGCATAAAAAAACCAAGATTGatctttttaattaataaatcgGGGAGCATTTTGATTTAGGGAGGTTTCAGCTTAAAATGATTACTGACAAACTTACCTGTATGGTTGATGAAGTCTCTGGCTCTACCAAATTCTCTTGTAGTGGTGTAAtctgtcaaacacaaaatgcaaaatgGAATTAGCCAAGCAACATAAACACTAACAAATGGATACAGTGCGACAGAAAGACTCTAAATGTATACTAACTGCTCCAACATTCTTCAGGGCAGCAGTCATGGATATAGCTGGGGTGGAGGGTTTGGATGCAGGTAGGGCTGGAGCTTTGGCACTTGGGTCTGGTTCAGAGGGATTGGGCTGTGGAACAGGATTGTCAGAGGTAGTTGATACTGCTACTGCTGCCGCTGCTACGGTTCCTGCTGCCATGCCAACCTTTACCCCCCGAGCTGCAAGCTTCCACAATACTAACAATTAGATTGCCTCTGCTAAGGCAACGGGAAGGCCAGGTGACAGTAGAGACAAGGGAAAATTAGGGTAAAACTAAGAATTTGAATGCTTACATGTTCCTCCCAAGCTCTCTTTTCCCTCTCATACGcttctttcctcttcttctccaaTTGCTCTTTCAGGACAGCAGCACGGGCATTTGCCTGGGCCTGGCAGATAGATACACAGACACAAGTTGCAGTAGGGGTTCTTCAGTTAATCCTTAACATTCTTATTCTGCTCCATGTTTATAcaggttatttttgttttactggttgCCAGGTTATTGTTGCAGTGATTGCATGATTGAAATGAACAGAGCTGCCCTGACACTTGAATCGCTAAAAAACAAACTGACATAGTCAAGGCAAGGTGGAACTCGGAAAGACTGACATaatgtttttgtggttttaaaaAGACTGTTAATAACAGTTGTAACGGGAAATGCCTTATGTTTCTTAATGACTCACTTTTAAAGCCTCTATCttctttctcctcagctccacctcctcactgGACTCCTGGCTGTCGGAATTATCACTGTCatactgaaacacacagaaagcagcagccacaggacaAAAAGTCAGAAAGGACAACTTAACGTACTCGCAGCACTCAAGAGTGGTGGACTGTACCTTCTCTCCTCTGAGCCGGGCTTTGATTTGCTGACGCTCATTGAAGTTCAGCAAGCGGATCTGCCTCAGTTTTTTTAAGTACTCCTGAGAGCAAATGCCAAACAATTAGTTACAGTATgatgagtg from Betta splendens chromosome 4, fBetSpl5.4, whole genome shotgun sequence includes:
- the nek1 gene encoding serine/threonine-protein kinase Nek1 isoform X2: MDKYEKVKKIGEGSFGKAILVKAKEDGRQYVIKEIGISGMPSRERQESRKEVAVLAKMSHPNIVQYKESFEESGSLYIVMDYCEGGDLFKKINSQKGVLFSEEQILDWFVQICLALKHVHDRKILHRDIKSQNIFLTKDGTVQLGDFGIARVLNSTVELARTCIGTPYYLSPEICENKPYNNKSDVWALGCVLYEMCTLKHAFEAGNMKNLVLKIIRGSYPPVSVHYSQELRFLLAKLFKRDPRERPSVNSILDIPFLSSRIERFLTPQLIAQEFRHTFFHKQPKPGAVQGPPAKRPAPGFIPLAPAQKITKPASKYGVPLTVKKVSDAAKKPAERKPAVKHKPEGIRKRRMELIEKERKQREQMFLLRAEQMKRYEKEKINRINQAREQGWKHVLSSSGGSSPEKKCFVGGGGKRAAGIAPSALSKRSYEHYNAALNKIAKPQPKDLDRETSSASPGSPIRGVPAAAGPVLPNGTARLNPDAIKRELQRLQLFSIQARMSRQRGQMGAGRADQVEEFLQRKKEAMLNKVRAEGQLGTRQNLAAVFGSRAGSFQCRRPRVNKEEEEYLKKLRQIRLLNFNERQQIKARLRGEKYDSDNSDSQESSEEVELRRKKIEALKAQANARAAVLKEQLEKKRKEAYEREKRAWEEHLAARGVKVGMAAGTVAAAAVAVSTTSDNPVPQPNPSEPDPSAKAPALPASKPSTPAISMTAALKNVGAITPLQENLVEPETSSTIQSEKKQILRRLNLNLKGQSSAEGGEEVHPPTAEPSAASQQNQPDTDKAPSSNGDRKKWEAAELPMLAVAQQTLEETCATTAPISVCPEEGSPVADRKKWESGVPLVLSVPQQTLVETHFTTIEKTVGEVIRMGGLQEEASRKAWGETSHSQVLRVLQEAELQPLTQQLENVTICEEGSNSDASKQAPGNAMAPEEVFISKSPSVDATEIQRENSVTTEASNQETSVSASKVEGASLPPDSTEAADPTDIESVVLEDTPKQALSHPAGVRKAWEREAQPSVPPGGDVGPSYTKVDEKHVQKSAEPSGLAQCEEPLFVKLCSPAHRRTAALAILSAQSSMDESSSSLASRSRSVSPLRSKHHDSLLIGLSTGMFDANNPKMLRTCSLPDLSRLFSTQHYSGVTSDANVAPDNNLEIEDLEDAAKDDDQSENEDAYEDEDLQDIRASMERLLQEEAGAGDFNGNPPDGEDHELFNRIAAEIDHDSHMAVDDDDDEEDDDEEEDEGEEEDDEEECFDESPGDEEAGELLTNGVGENGSNDSQLNEEWHSDGSAEDQGSEVEHHDSIFSRLEELRFNLEQQMGFEKFIEAYNKIKAIHEDEDENIDLGSSLVLSILGTEHQHLYSNILHLVMADGAYQEDNDE
- the nek1 gene encoding serine/threonine-protein kinase Nek1 isoform X5, encoding MDKYEKVKKIGEGSFGKAILVKAKEDGRQYVIKEIGISGMPSRERQESRKEVAVLAKMSHPNIVQYKESFEESGSLYIVMDYCEGGDLFKKINSQKGVLFSEEQILDWFVQICLALKHVHDRKILHRDIKSQNIFLTKDGTVQLGDFGIARVLNSTVELARTCIGTPYYLSPEICENKPYNNKSDVWALGCVLYEMCTLKHAFEAGNMKNLVLKIIRGSYPPVSVHYSQELRFLLAKLFKRDPRERPSVNSILDIPFLSSRIERFLTPQLIAQEFRHTFFHKQPKPGAVQGPPAKRPAPGFIPLAPAQKITKPASKYGVPLTVKKVSDAAKKPAERKPAVKHKPAPLPAVPQRRETDEERKKHEEGIRKRRMELIEKERKQREQMFLLRAEQMKRYEKEKINRINQAREQGWKHVLSSSGGSSPEKKCFVGGGGKRAAGIAPSALSKRSYEHYNAALNKIAKPQPKDLDRETSSASPGSPIRQRGQMGAGRADQVEEFLQRKKEAMLNKVRAEGQLGTRQNLAAVFGSRAGSFQCRRPRVNKEEEEYLKKLRQIRLLNFNERQQIKARLRGEKYDSDNSDSQESSEEVELRRKKIEALKAQANARAAVLKEQLEKKRKEAYEREKRAWEEHLAARGVKVGMAAGTVAAAAVAVSTTSDNPVPQPNPSEPDPSAKAPALPASKPSTPAISMTAALKNVGAITPLQENLVEPETSSTIQSEKKQILRRLNLNLKGQSSAEGGEEVHPPTAEPSAASQQNQPDTDKAPSSNGDRKKWEAAELPMLAVAQQTLEETCATTAPISVCPEEGSPVADRKKWESGVPLVLSVPQQTLVETHFTTIEKTVGEVIRMGGLQEEASRKAWGETSHSQVLRVLQEAELQPLTQQLENVTICEEGSNSDASKQAPGNAMAPEEVFISKSPSVDATEIQRENSVTTEASNQETSVSASKVEGASLPPDSTEAADPTDIESVVLEDTPKQALSHPAGVRKAWEREAQPSVPPGGDVGPSYTKVDEKHVQKSAEPSGLAQCEEPLFVKLCSPAHRRTAALAILSAQSSMDESSSSLASRSRSVSPLRSKHHDSLLIGLSTGMFDANNPKMLRTCSLPDLSRLFSTQHYSGVTSDANVAPDNNLEIEDLEDAAKDDDQSENEDAYEDEDLQDIRASMERLLQEEAGAGDFNGNPPDGEDHELFNRIAAEIDHDSHMAVDDDDDEEDDDEEEDEGEEEDDEEECFDESPGDEEAGELLTNGVGENGSNDSQLNEEWHSDGSAEDQGSEVEHHDSIFSRLEELRFNLEQQMGFEKFIEAYNKIKAIHEDEDENIDLGSSLVLSILGTEHQHLYSNILHLVMADGAYQEDNDE